One Glycine max cultivar Williams 82 chromosome 6, Glycine_max_v4.0, whole genome shotgun sequence DNA segment encodes these proteins:
- the LOC100800647 gene encoding 3-deoxy-manno-octulosonate cytidylyltransferase, mitochondrial, with the protein MAICSSPSSSSSSSSSTSSFGSSNTAKAWIIHGIVAGVAIAAAVGARAYMTRFSKFRSRVVGIIPARFASSRFEGKPLVQILGKPMIQRTWERAKLAATLDHVVVATDDEKIADCCRQFGADVIMTSESCRNGTERCNEALQKLGKKYDIVVNIQGDEPLIEPEIIDGVVKALQAAPDAVFSTAVTSLKPEDAHDPNRVKCVVDNRGYAIYFSRGLIPFNKSGKVNQQFPYLLHLGIQSYDAKFLNIYPNLRPTPLQLEEDLEQLKVLENGYKMKVIKVHHEAHGVDTPEDVGKIESLMRERNLS; encoded by the exons ATGGCAATTTGTTCCTCACCATCATCGTCAtcgtcatcttcttcttctacgtCGTCGTTTGGTTCCTCGAACACCGCGAAGGCGTGGATAATCCATGGCATTGTGGCCGGAGTGGCGATTGCTGCGGCGGTGGGCGCACGCGCTTACATGACCCGATTCAGCAAGTTTCGGAGCCGGGTCGTGGGCATCATACCCGCCCGATTCGCTTCCTCGCGCTTTGAGGGAAAGCCTCTCGTTCAAATCCTGGGCAAGCCCATGATCCAG AGAACATGGGAAAGGGCAAAGCTGGCAGCTACATTAGATCATGTTG TTGTGGCAACTGATGATGAAAAGATTGCTGACTGCTGTAGACAATTTGGAGCTGATGTTATAATGACCTCAGAATCTTGCAGAAATG GTACTGAGCGCTGCAATGAAGCCCTACAGAAACTTgggaaaaaatatgatattgttgTCAACATTCAGGGTGATGAGCCACTTATTGAACCTGAGATAATCGATGGTGTTGTGAAAGCTTTGCAG GCAGCTCCAGATGCAGTGTTCAGCACAGCAGTCACATCTTTGAAGCCTGAAGATGCCCATGATCCAAATAGAGTGAAATGTGTGGTAGATAACCGTGGTTATGCCATTTACTTTTCACGAGGATTAATCCCATTCAACAA GTCAGGGAAGGTCAATCAACAGTTCCCGTATTTGCTTCATCTTGGGATTCAG AGCTATGATGCAAAGTTTTTGAATATATACCCTAATCTTCGACCTACTCCTTTGCAACTTGAGGAGGATTTGGAGCAGCTTAAAGTCCTTGAGAATGGCTACAAGATGAAG GTGATAAAAGTTCATCATGAGGCTCATGGTGTTGACACTCCTGAAGATGTTGGAAAGATAGAATCTCTAATGCGTGAGAGGAACTTATCTTGA
- the LOC100802971 gene encoding thioredoxin gives MATLFDSLAVVRLPTAARRTSVMLPHCAGLRLRPAAASRLVASPARRIASRAARVACEAQDTAVEVAPITDANWQSLVLESESAVLVEFWAPWCGPCRMIHPIIDELAKQYAGKLKCYKLNTDESPSTATRYGIRSIPTVMIFKSGEKKDTVIGAVPKSTLTTSIEKFV, from the exons ATGGCAACACTCTTCGACTCTCTCGCCGTCGTGCGTCTCCCCACCGCCGCCCGCCGGACCTCCGTTATGCTCCCGCACTGCGCTGGCCTCAGGCTCAGACCCGCCGCCGCTTCGCGCCTAGTTGCGTCCCCCGCTCGCAGGATCGCTTCTCGCGCAGCGCGCGTCGCCTGCGAGGCTCAGGACACCGCCGTGGAAG TGGCTCCTATTACTGATGCAAACTGGCAATCCCTTGTCCTTGAATCCGAATCTGCTGTTTTGGTTGAATTCTGGGCGCCATGGTGTGGTCCCTGCCGAATGATTCACCCTATAATTGATGAACTTGCAAAGCAATATGCTGGGAAGCTCAAGTGTTACAAACTCAACACTGATGAGAGCCCTTCAACCGCTACTCGGTATGGAATTCGAAGCATCCCAACTGTTATGATCTTCAAGAGTGGTGAGAAGAAAGATACAGTTATTGGTGCTGTGCCCAAGTCAACATTGACCACGAGCATAGAAAAATTCGTATGA